The genome window gctgggccggCCACGCCGACTGCACGTCCCCGGCCTCCTCCTCCGACTCGTCGGGCTCGTGCCCTTGCGACGGCGCCCGCGGCCGCCCGCAGCCCGCGCCCCCGGCCCGCGCAGCCCGCGCCGCAGAGGCCGCCCGGACGGCACCCGCACGAGCACAACCCGGAGCCGCCGGCGGCCCGCGGCAGAGCGCCAGCGAGCGCGAGAAGCTGCGCATGCGCACCCTCGCCCGCGCGCTGCACGAGCTGCGCCGCTTCCTGCCGCCCGCAGTGGCGCCCGCGGGCCAGAGCCTCACCAAGATCG of Equus quagga isolate Etosha38 unplaced genomic scaffold, UCLA_HA_Equagga_1.0 73188_RagTag, whole genome shotgun sequence contains these proteins:
- the LOC124234207 gene encoding mesoderm posterior protein 2-like, producing MAQSPPLQTLLGHDRWLSPQGWGWAGHADCTSPASSSDSSGSCPCDGARGRPQPAPPARAARAAEAARTAPARAQPGAAGGPRQSASEREKLRMRTLARALHELRRFLPPAVAPAGQSLTKIETLRLAI